In a single window of the Candidatus Woesearchaeota archaeon genome:
- a CDS encoding DUF445 family protein, with amino-acid sequence METSKVLIIIIIPLISALIGWLTNFVAIKSLFRPNKRINFFGFRIQGVIPKRKKVLAVKIAEIVEEYLLDHKDIEQIFSNPKNKEKIKNRVLPIVKDRIVQKIPLMFKSIAEPLINKILDEEIDSIIEKLSKELADHAFENLDIKNIVKEKIENYDTNEMETIIYKIASKELKHIEYLGGLIGLIIGLTQVGLFVFLG; translated from the coding sequence ATGGAAACTTCAAAAGTATTGATAATAATTATAATTCCACTGATTTCGGCATTAATTGGTTGGCTAACTAATTTCGTTGCAATAAAATCTTTATTTAGACCAAATAAAAGAATTAATTTTTTCGGTTTTAGGATTCAAGGTGTTATTCCTAAAAGAAAGAAAGTTCTAGCAGTAAAAATTGCTGAGATTGTTGAAGAATATTTATTAGATCATAAAGATATAGAACAGATATTTTCAAATCCTAAGAATAAGGAGAAAATTAAGAATAGGGTTTTACCTATTGTTAAAGATAGAATTGTCCAAAAAATTCCTTTAATGTTTAAGTCTATAGCTGAGCCACTTATTAATAAAATACTTGATGAAGAGATAGATTCTATTATTGAGAAATTATCTAAAGAGCTTGCAGATCATGCATTTGAAAATTTAGATATTAAGAATATTGTAAAAGAAAAAATTGAGAATTATGATACTAATGAAATGGAGACAATTATTTACAAAATAGCTTCTAAAGAATTGAAACATATTGAGTATTTAGGTGGCTTAATTGGATTAATTATTGGATTAACTCAAGTTGGTTTATTTGTTTTTTTGGGTTAA